Proteins encoded within one genomic window of Rhododendron vialii isolate Sample 1 chromosome 1a, ASM3025357v1:
- the LOC131329255 gene encoding zinc finger BED domain-containing protein DAYSLEEPER-like — MEKKSTHLRSPPSSSLPLRETRSLSAQVESNEMRPPTLGSSQVETEPEETEPETESSIPVIGQVEYNSEGDEVVDTSNLRSVQWQNFQKIKVTIGGKTQYKARCLYCNKKLCAESKSGTTHLKDHSNSCLKKKMVDSKQTFLTPSVMMGAGKSSTLQAYAFNPDHARNQLAHMIIMHEYPLSIVEHLGFKRFCYALQLLFHVLRG, encoded by the exons ATGGAGAAGAAATCGACACACTTAAGATCCCCTCCATCGTCAAG TCTACCACTTCGGGAAACTCGCTCGCTGTCAGCTCAAGTGGAATCGAATGAAATGCGACCACCAACCCTTGGTAGCTCACAAGTTGAAACAGAACCAGAAGAAACAGAACCAGAAACAGAGTCGTCAATTCCTGTTATTGGTCAAGTTGAGTATAATTCTGAAGGTGATGAAGTGGTGGATACAAGTAACTTAAGGAGTGTCCAATGGCAGAATTTTCAAAAGATCAAAGTTACAATAGGGGGTAAGACGCAATATAAAGCAAGGTGTTTGTATTGTAATAAAAAGTTATGTGCGGAATCTAAGAGTGGAACAACACATTTGAAAGATCACTCGAActcttgtttgaaaaaaaaaatggttgatagTAAGCAAACATTTTTAACACCTAGTGTTATGATGGGGGCGGGAAAAAGTAGCACACTCCAAGCTTATGCCTTCAATCCAGATCATGCTAGGAATCAACTAGCTCACATGATAATAATGCATGAATACCCTCTTAGCATAGTGGAACATCTTGGGTTTAAGAGATTTTGTtatgctctacaacttttgtttCATGTG TTGAGAGGATGA